A stretch of the Sulfolobus acidocaldarius SUSAZ genome encodes the following:
- a CDS encoding 2-methylthioadenine synthetase, translated as MRVYIETYGCALNKGDSYIMMTLLKDKGHEIVDNIQDAEILVINTCAVRLETEERMKQRIKELKKYNDKRLVVAGCLASAEPAVVVSLAPEASVIGPQSVQKIVDVVENSKQRQVYLNEDKPLITPKVFDGKIAILPIADGCAGDCNFCITKLARRKLRSYPPHLIVESVRDAVKKGAVEIELSGQDTAAYGLDLGQIKLSDLVGKVTEVEGDFMIRIGMMTPEQAMRNIDGIIEVMKETKVYKFIHLPVQSGDDNVLKLMNRKYTVDEYKDLVKEIRKKVPIVNITTDIIIGHPGEDENAFRNTLELMRDIKFERVHLAMYSIRPNTRSASMKQVPDPVKKERIQIANKLYEELAYEVHSDYLNSIASVITTEYGRKGSVIGRTLNYIPVVIRQNVELGKRINVRINEASFYDLRGEPIS; from the coding sequence ATGCGAGTGTACATTGAAACTTATGGGTGTGCTCTAAACAAAGGAGACAGCTACATTATGATGACTTTACTTAAGGACAAGGGGCACGAGATAGTTGACAATATACAAGATGCCGAAATCTTGGTAATAAACACTTGTGCTGTGAGGTTAGAGACTGAGGAAAGAATGAAACAACGAATCAAAGAGTTGAAAAAATATAATGACAAAAGACTGGTTGTGGCAGGCTGTTTAGCAAGTGCTGAACCTGCTGTCGTAGTGAGCTTAGCTCCTGAGGCATCTGTTATAGGACCACAAAGCGTGCAAAAGATAGTAGATGTAGTGGAGAACAGTAAGCAACGTCAAGTTTATCTGAATGAGGATAAGCCACTTATTACACCCAAGGTATTTGACGGTAAGATTGCTATATTACCTATAGCTGATGGTTGCGCAGGGGATTGTAATTTCTGTATAACAAAATTAGCAAGGAGAAAGTTAAGGAGTTATCCACCACATTTGATAGTCGAGAGTGTGAGAGATGCAGTTAAGAAAGGAGCAGTTGAAATAGAACTATCTGGTCAAGACACTGCAGCTTACGGGCTAGATCTGGGTCAGATTAAACTTTCGGATTTGGTGGGGAAAGTAACTGAGGTAGAAGGAGACTTCATGATTAGGATTGGTATGATGACACCTGAACAGGCTATGAGAAATATAGATGGAATTATAGAGGTGATGAAAGAAACCAAGGTGTACAAGTTCATTCATTTGCCCGTTCAGAGTGGAGACGACAATGTCTTAAAACTTATGAATAGAAAGTACACAGTAGATGAGTACAAAGACTTAGTTAAGGAAATACGTAAAAAGGTACCTATTGTGAACATAACCACAGATATTATCATTGGACACCCTGGTGAAGACGAGAACGCTTTTAGAAACACTTTAGAGCTAATGAGAGATATCAAATTTGAACGTGTTCATTTAGCAATGTATTCTATACGCCCTAATACTAGAAGTGCTTCCATGAAACAAGTTCCTGATCCAGTGAAAAAAGAGAGAATTCAAATTGCAAATAAGCTTTATGAGGAATTGGCGTATGAAGTGCACTCAGACTATTTAAATTCAATAGCCTCAGTAATTACAACAGAGTATGGAAGAAAGGGTTCTGTGATTGGTAGAACACTGAATTACATTCCTGTAGTCATAAGGCAAAATGTTGAATTAGGAAAAAGAATTAATGTGAGAATAAATGAAGCTTCCTTCTACGATTTAAGAGGCGAACCTATTTCTTAA
- a CDS encoding acetyl-CoA acetyltransferase, translating into MNNVYILSAVRTPLGKFGGLLKDISPSELGSVVIREAVNRAKVDPKLIDIVIMGNVLRAGHGQDLARQASIKASIPAKTDAYCVDMVCSSGMISTINAVQMIKSEDADIVVAGGMESMSRASFAIGSEIRWGTKMLMNKSLDIIDTMIIDGLTDPFNFKVMGQEADMVAREHEITRRELDEVAYESHKRASIATEKGYFKDEIVPLNVDGRIVDKDEGIRADTTPEKLLQLKPAFGSDGLHTAGNSSQISDGAAALVFVSESAVRKFKLEPIARVVGYSWIGIESWKFPVAPIYSVKKLLDKINIPLSKFDYFENNEAFAVNNVLFNRYLGVSYDKLNVYGGAIALGHPIGASGSRILVTLLNVLKKMNGKYGIASICHGIGGSTAIAVELL; encoded by the coding sequence ATGAATAATGTATATATATTATCTGCAGTTAGAACTCCTTTGGGGAAATTCGGAGGATTACTTAAGGATATTTCTCCATCAGAATTAGGGTCAGTTGTAATTCGAGAGGCTGTTAACAGGGCTAAAGTTGATCCTAAACTAATTGACATAGTTATAATGGGAAATGTTCTTAGAGCTGGTCATGGTCAAGATTTAGCCAGGCAGGCATCTATAAAAGCCAGTATACCTGCAAAAACAGACGCTTATTGTGTAGATATGGTTTGTTCATCAGGTATGATAAGTACAATAAATGCAGTCCAAATGATAAAAAGTGAAGATGCAGACATCGTTGTTGCGGGCGGAATGGAAAGTATGAGTAGAGCTTCATTCGCAATAGGTAGTGAAATAAGATGGGGAACGAAAATGCTCATGAACAAGTCATTAGACATTATCGATACAATGATAATAGATGGTCTTACTGATCCTTTTAATTTTAAGGTTATGGGTCAAGAGGCTGATATGGTAGCAAGAGAACATGAAATCACCAGAAGAGAGCTCGATGAGGTTGCTTATGAAAGTCACAAGAGGGCATCCATAGCCACAGAAAAGGGATACTTTAAAGACGAAATAGTGCCCCTTAATGTGGATGGTCGTATTGTAGATAAGGATGAAGGAATTAGGGCGGACACTACACCTGAAAAGCTTCTTCAACTCAAGCCTGCTTTTGGTTCTGACGGACTTCATACAGCAGGTAACTCGTCGCAAATAAGTGATGGTGCTGCTGCTCTGGTTTTCGTGAGCGAAAGTGCAGTCAGGAAATTCAAGTTAGAGCCGATAGCCAGAGTAGTGGGATATAGTTGGATAGGTATTGAAAGCTGGAAATTCCCTGTGGCGCCAATATATTCAGTTAAGAAGCTCCTGGATAAAATTAACATTCCATTATCTAAGTTTGATTATTTTGAAAACAATGAAGCCTTTGCCGTGAATAATGTGTTGTTTAACAGATATTTAGGTGTATCTTATGATAAGTTGAACGTTTATGGGGGAGCGATAGCACTGGGTCACCCTATAGGTGCCAGTGGGTCAAGAATACTTGTCACATTACTGAACGTTCTGAAGAAAATGAATGGAAAATACGGTATTGCGAGTATATGTCACGGAATAGGTGGTTCCACAGCAATAGCAGTAGAACTACTATAG
- a CDS encoding translation initiation factor IF-1A, with protein MAKKKSNTEQPTREVVKPIEGEVICVVKKLFGGEHVQVICTDGKERLGRIPGKLKKKVWIREGDVVLAAPWDFQPNKCDIVYRYTESEVRRLVEDKVISQDVIEQLRG; from the coding sequence TTGGCAAAGAAAAAGTCGAATACAGAGCAACCTACAAGAGAGGTTGTCAAGCCTATAGAAGGCGAGGTAATATGTGTTGTAAAGAAGCTTTTTGGAGGAGAACATGTACAGGTCATATGTACTGATGGAAAAGAGAGACTAGGTAGAATTCCAGGCAAACTCAAAAAGAAAGTCTGGATAAGAGAAGGAGATGTGGTTTTGGCTGCCCCTTGGGACTTTCAGCCTAATAAGTGTGACATAGTATATAGGTATACGGAAAGTGAAGTAAGAAGATTAGTGGAAGACAAGGTCATCAGCCAGGATGTGATAGAACAGCTCAGAGGATAA
- a CDS encoding serine/threonine protein kinase, translating into MSRNKRRKEEKRIKDADLFKVVDSTLDTRTYSDLYYISRKLNIKTIYGAVSAGKEAKIYPALTENEEWYAVKIYYVSTASSKRAIERYTFGDPRFEGVRASNTLKLIEVWAKKEFKNLSKMYDSHVSVPKPIYVHKNILIMEFIGDNGVRAPLLKELRSEDVNEDLYKTIIDQIVIMANKAELVHGDLSEYNIMVFDGKPYIIDVSQAIDLIHPNAREFLVRDIRNINSFFMSNGINVMSEAEILTRFIKI; encoded by the coding sequence TTGTCACGAAACAAAAGGAGAAAAGAGGAAAAAAGAATCAAAGATGCTGATTTATTTAAAGTGGTTGATTCCACTCTAGATACAAGAACTTATTCCGATTTATATTATATTTCAAGAAAATTAAATATAAAAACTATTTATGGTGCAGTTTCAGCTGGTAAAGAGGCAAAAATATATCCAGCCCTAACTGAGAATGAAGAGTGGTATGCAGTAAAAATTTATTATGTTTCTACTGCATCAAGCAAAAGAGCCATAGAGAGGTATACTTTTGGTGATCCGAGGTTTGAAGGTGTAAGGGCTTCAAATACATTAAAACTTATAGAAGTATGGGCTAAGAAAGAGTTCAAAAATCTCTCTAAAATGTATGATTCACATGTCTCAGTACCTAAGCCGATATACGTTCACAAGAACATTTTAATTATGGAATTCATAGGTGATAACGGTGTTAGAGCACCATTATTGAAGGAACTACGTTCTGAAGACGTCAATGAGGACTTGTATAAAACTATAATAGATCAAATTGTCATAATGGCGAATAAAGCAGAATTAGTTCATGGGGATCTAAGTGAATATAACATTATGGTTTTTGATGGTAAACCGTATATAATAGATGTTAGCCAAGCCATAGATTTGATTCATCCTAACGCGAGGGAATTTTTAGTCAGAGATATTCGAAATATTAATTCTTTCTTTATGAGTAATGGTATAAATGTGATGAGCGAGGCGGAAATATTAACTCGCTTTATCAAAATTTAA
- a CDS encoding RNA-processing protein: MYVTVPDERLDLIKTLSKRIEEISNTTINFDEVTKQIRVIPKDNNSYNAMKVISVINALGFGFEPNDAMRLMSDDYGLEIINLKEFTNSVNSLRRIKGRVIGEKGKTKRTIEEYTGVIVLVKDHEIGLLGNIEQLSIAKRAIELLIEGKEHNTVYKYLDKAESYAMLSNANRNLKEGL, from the coding sequence ATGTATGTGACTGTACCAGATGAGAGGCTTGATTTAATTAAAACTTTATCAAAACGTATTGAAGAAATAAGTAATACTACCATTAATTTTGACGAGGTGACTAAACAGATCAGAGTTATTCCAAAGGATAATAATTCATATAACGCCATGAAAGTTATATCGGTAATAAACGCCTTAGGTTTTGGTTTCGAACCAAATGATGCTATGAGACTAATGAGTGATGATTATGGACTTGAAATCATAAACTTAAAGGAATTCACTAATTCAGTAAATTCTTTGAGGAGGATAAAAGGTAGGGTGATAGGTGAAAAAGGTAAAACTAAGAGGACAATAGAAGAATACACAGGTGTTATTGTCCTGGTAAAGGACCATGAGATCGGACTTTTGGGAAACATAGAGCAATTAAGTATTGCTAAAAGGGCTATCGAATTACTTATTGAGGGTAAAGAGCACAATACTGTGTACAAGTACTTGGATAAGGCAGAAAGCTACGCTATGTTATCTAACGCTAATAGAAATTTAAAGGAAGGTCTCTAA